A region from the Ralstonia pickettii genome encodes:
- the fliG gene encoding flagellar motor switch protein FliG → MSAEGLQRSAILMMSLGESEAAEVLKHLGPREVQKLGATMAALKNVSRERVLDAFDAFFVEAEDLPLDVDSNEYIRTVFRKALGDDRAANIIDRILSGGDTSGIEGLKWMDASSVAELIRNEHPQIIATILVHLDRDQASEILTYFTERLRNDTILRIATLDGIQPSALRELNDVLTKLLQGNDHRKKSAMGGVLTAAEILNLVPSAVESSVIEGVRSRDPELADAIVEKMFVFDNLIDLDGRALQTLLREISQDVLVVALKGAKQEFRDKVFANMSQRAGTMLKEELEVLGPVKVSEVEAQQKEILVVARRLADEGEITIGRKAEDAYV, encoded by the coding sequence ATGAGCGCCGAAGGACTCCAACGCAGCGCCATCCTGATGATGTCGCTGGGCGAAAGCGAAGCCGCCGAAGTGCTCAAGCACCTGGGCCCGCGCGAAGTGCAGAAGCTGGGCGCGACCATGGCCGCGCTGAAGAACGTCTCGCGCGAGCGTGTGCTCGACGCCTTTGATGCGTTCTTCGTTGAAGCCGAAGACCTGCCGCTGGACGTGGATTCGAACGAGTACATCCGCACCGTCTTCCGCAAGGCACTGGGCGACGACCGCGCCGCCAACATCATCGACCGCATCCTGTCGGGCGGTGACACCAGCGGCATTGAAGGCCTGAAGTGGATGGACGCATCGTCGGTGGCGGAACTGATCCGCAACGAACACCCGCAGATCATCGCCACGATCCTGGTCCACCTGGACCGCGACCAGGCGTCGGAAATCCTCACCTATTTCACCGAGCGCCTGCGCAACGACACCATCCTGCGTATCGCCACGCTCGACGGCATTCAGCCCAGCGCACTGCGCGAGCTGAACGACGTGCTGACCAAGCTGCTGCAAGGCAACGACCACCGCAAGAAGAGCGCGATGGGCGGCGTGCTTACGGCAGCGGAAATCCTCAACCTGGTGCCGAGCGCCGTGGAAAGTTCCGTCATCGAAGGCGTGCGTTCGCGCGATCCGGAGCTGGCCGATGCCATCGTCGAGAAGATGTTCGTGTTCGACAACCTGATCGACCTGGATGGCCGTGCGCTGCAGACGCTGCTGCGCGAGATCAGCCAGGACGTTCTGGTGGTGGCGCTCAAGGGCGCCAAGCAGGAGTTCCGCGACAAGGTGTTCGCCAACATGTCGCAGCGTGCCGGCACGATGCTCAAGGAAGAACTGGAAGTGCTGGGCCCGGTCAAGGTGTCGGAAGTCGAAGCGCAGCAGAAGGAAATCCTGGTGGTTGCGCGTCGCCTGGCCGACGAAGGCGAGATCACGATCGGCCGGAAGGCGGAGGACGCTTATGTCTGA
- the fliF gene encoding flagellar basal-body MS-ring/collar protein FliF, with translation MPTTADSVAVADTLGTVDMPAVGQGAMTRQNAGGAGALGALGPLGRLSPRLLMTIGGAALVAVIAAAMLWSRGPDYRVLYSNVSDSDGGAIIAALQQMNVPYRFAEGGTAIMVPETSVHEARLKLASQGLPKGGQAGFELMENQKFGTSQFTEQVNYQRALEGELARTIQAMQEVQSARVHLAMTKPSVFVREQAKPSASVLLKLYPGRMLDRSQVQAIGHLVSSSVPNLPLANVTVVDQSGRLLSSSFQDNASGLDPTQLSYVRDVEQGYIKRIEAILGPVVGEDNVRAQVTADVDLDNTEQMAETYRPNQDPANAAVRSTHTAEATQNKADAQGGVPGALSNQPPTAPRMLPTAPAPASASQPAATGPNGQPQQAAAANTSGTATNGNSSSTRDTTTNYEVDKTVRRTRAAVGTVRRLSVAVVVNYRGDGKTWKPLSEAEMVKLNALVKDAVGFDAKRGDSVNVVNSQFSGTLPTPKDDLPLWKQPEMIQYAIQAAKYLALAIGFLILVFAVIRPAIRSMGKKAEPVTPTFVGREGEDPNAPIITGAAASAGPELEGPAAAGAESEELPDALPQLKNNDFEKKLETMRRVAQSNPRAVAAVIKQWVSNE, from the coding sequence ATGCCAACGACAGCCGATTCGGTTGCTGTCGCCGACACGCTAGGTACGGTGGATATGCCGGCGGTGGGCCAGGGCGCGATGACGCGCCAGAACGCGGGAGGTGCAGGTGCGCTGGGCGCCCTGGGCCCGCTCGGCCGTCTGTCGCCGCGTCTGCTGATGACGATCGGCGGTGCAGCGCTCGTGGCTGTCATTGCCGCCGCGATGCTGTGGAGCCGCGGTCCGGACTATCGCGTCCTGTACAGCAATGTGTCCGACAGCGACGGCGGGGCGATCATCGCTGCGTTGCAGCAAATGAACGTGCCTTACCGCTTCGCCGAGGGCGGCACCGCCATCATGGTGCCCGAGACGAGCGTGCACGAGGCCCGCCTGAAGCTGGCGTCGCAAGGTCTGCCCAAGGGCGGCCAGGCCGGCTTCGAGCTGATGGAAAACCAGAAATTCGGTACCAGCCAGTTCACCGAGCAAGTCAATTACCAGCGCGCCCTGGAGGGTGAGCTGGCCCGCACCATCCAGGCCATGCAGGAGGTGCAATCCGCCCGCGTGCATCTGGCGATGACCAAGCCGTCGGTGTTCGTGCGCGAGCAGGCCAAGCCCAGCGCCTCGGTGCTGCTCAAGTTGTATCCGGGCCGCATGCTCGATCGCTCGCAGGTGCAGGCCATTGGCCACCTGGTGTCGAGCAGCGTGCCGAACCTGCCGCTGGCCAACGTGACGGTGGTCGACCAATCCGGCCGCCTGCTGTCGTCTTCGTTCCAGGACAACGCCTCGGGCCTTGACCCGACGCAGCTGAGCTACGTGCGCGATGTCGAGCAGGGCTACATCAAGCGCATCGAAGCCATCCTCGGCCCCGTGGTGGGTGAGGACAACGTGCGCGCGCAGGTGACGGCCGACGTCGATCTCGACAACACCGAGCAGATGGCCGAGACGTATCGTCCGAACCAGGACCCGGCCAACGCCGCCGTGCGCAGCACCCACACCGCTGAAGCCACGCAGAACAAGGCCGACGCCCAGGGTGGTGTGCCGGGCGCGCTGTCCAACCAGCCGCCGACCGCGCCGCGCATGCTGCCGACCGCACCGGCTCCGGCTTCGGCGTCGCAGCCGGCCGCAACCGGCCCGAACGGCCAACCGCAGCAAGCGGCCGCTGCCAACACGAGCGGCACCGCAACCAACGGCAATTCGTCGAGCACCCGCGACACCACCACCAATTACGAAGTCGACAAGACCGTGCGCCGCACCCGCGCCGCGGTGGGCACCGTGCGCCGCCTCTCGGTGGCCGTGGTGGTCAACTACCGCGGCGACGGCAAGACGTGGAAGCCGCTGTCGGAAGCCGAGATGGTCAAGCTGAACGCACTGGTCAAGGATGCCGTGGGCTTTGACGCCAAGCGTGGCGACTCCGTCAACGTGGTCAACAGCCAGTTCTCGGGCACGCTGCCTACGCCCAAAGACGACCTGCCGCTGTGGAAGCAGCCGGAGATGATCCAGTACGCCATCCAGGCCGCCAAATACCTGGCGCTGGCCATCGGCTTCCTGATCCTCGTGTTTGCCGTGATCCGTCCGGCCATCCGCTCGATGGGCAAGAAGGCCGAGCCGGTCACGCCCACGTTCGTTGGCCGCGAGGGCGAAGACCCGAACGCACCGATCATCACCGGCGCCGCGGCTTCGGCCGGCCCCGAACTGGAAGGCCCGGCGGCTGCCGGCGCCGAATCCGAAGAGCTGCCGGACGCGCTGCCGCAACTCAAGAACAACGACTTCGAGAAGAAGCTCGAGACCATGCGCCGCGTGGCGCAGAGCAACCCGCGCGCTGTCGCGGCCGTCATCAAACAATGGGTGAGTAACGAATGA
- the fliE gene encoding flagellar hook-basal body complex protein FliE: MDITNANSVVSLMNSVLAPSTKVGGIGAGGAASGDDAKVSVDFGAVLKSSLDRVDASQQKAESVSRSFEMGNNDVDLHDVMLSLQKANIDMQTAVQVRNKFVSAYQSIMSMSI; this comes from the coding sequence ATGGATATTACGAACGCCAATTCAGTGGTTTCGCTGATGAACAGCGTGCTGGCGCCCTCCACCAAGGTGGGCGGCATTGGCGCGGGCGGCGCGGCCTCCGGCGACGACGCCAAGGTCAGCGTCGACTTTGGCGCGGTGCTCAAGTCGTCGCTGGATCGGGTGGATGCGTCGCAGCAGAAGGCCGAGTCCGTTTCCCGCAGCTTCGAAATGGGCAACAACGACGTGGATCTGCATGACGTGATGCTCTCGCTGCAGAAGGCCAACATCGACATGCAGACGGCGGTGCAGGTGCGCAACAAGTTTGTCTCGGCGTATCAAAGCATCATGAGTATGTCGATTTGA